In Pedobacter sp. W3I1, one DNA window encodes the following:
- a CDS encoding aminotransferase class I/II-fold pyridoxal phosphate-dependent enzyme encodes MKPNFKSIDQPFSNKINIEGNTYLYFGGTAYLGIPQNQDFIDLYIEGIKKFGLNNGTSRTNNIQLGIYDDAEKIAAARYGAEAALITSSGYLAAQLTVKALSTLGQVIYAPAAHPALWLVENQTKNLMLFRDWEQETIERINSSEEKNWVLISNSMNNLVPEIYDFDFVKDINRDKNIILVVDDSHGIGVNNNGMGAIVNLPKQENIENVIVASMAKALGVDAGIVLASNKIISKLKATNTFIGASPPSPAALHAFIHAEEIYRKALNKLKNNMLLFETALNLTWKHEDGFPVYLPGDSNLAERLLKQQILISSFPYPAPTDKPLNRIVLSSWHTDADVAMLILALE; translated from the coding sequence ATGAAGCCTAACTTTAAATCGATTGATCAGCCTTTTTCTAACAAAATAAATATTGAGGGAAACACTTATTTATATTTTGGTGGAACAGCTTATTTGGGCATTCCCCAAAACCAGGATTTCATTGATTTATATATCGAAGGCATTAAAAAATTTGGCTTAAACAACGGAACAAGTCGTACCAACAATATTCAGTTAGGCATTTATGATGATGCCGAAAAAATAGCCGCTGCACGTTATGGGGCAGAAGCGGCACTGATTACGTCGAGTGGTTATTTAGCTGCGCAACTTACCGTTAAAGCTTTGTCGACACTAGGGCAGGTAATTTATGCCCCTGCAGCGCACCCAGCACTTTGGTTGGTAGAAAATCAAACTAAAAATTTAATGCTATTCAGAGATTGGGAACAAGAGACTATTGAAAGAATAAATTCATCCGAAGAAAAAAATTGGGTTTTGATTAGTAATTCGATGAACAATCTTGTGCCCGAAATTTATGATTTCGATTTTGTAAAAGACATCAATAGGGATAAAAATATAATTCTGGTTGTAGACGATTCGCATGGAATAGGCGTAAACAACAATGGCATGGGTGCCATTGTAAATCTCCCGAAACAAGAAAACATTGAAAATGTAATCGTAGCCTCAATGGCAAAAGCTTTGGGTGTAGATGCTGGTATTGTGTTGGCCTCAAATAAAATCATCAGTAAACTTAAAGCCACAAACACCTTTATTGGTGCTTCTCCGCCCAGCCCTGCCGCTCTCCATGCGTTTATCCATGCAGAAGAAATATATCGAAAGGCTTTAAATAAGCTGAAAAACAATATGCTGCTGTTTGAAACTGCATTAAATCTTACCTGGAAACATGAGGATGGTTTTCCGGTATATTTGCCCGGCGATTCAAATTTGGCCGAGCGTCTTTTGAAGCAACAAATTCTAATCTCATCTTTCCCTTATCCAGCTCCAACTGATAAACCTTTAAATCGTATTGTGCTTTCAAGCTGGCATACCGATGCGGATGTTGCTATGCTGATTTTGGCGTTGGAATAA
- a CDS encoding glycosyl hydrolase family 18 protein produces MKKFYLLIGISTLLIISSCKKNDPITDPTAPPIPTTPYVPDNSFKIVSYFPSYRDPAGVADSKFKMITHLFYAFLNPNTDGSLVALAQPGRFTTVMQKAKANGVKTGISISGTKSVFVTMAASVMARNLFVKNVLTFAKTNNLDGVDMDWEYPSTSDGSADNYVLLMKELSDSLHKYHKFLSAAITPGVYAGCIRDGLKSEVFPAVDFFNIMVYDGIGWDKNEPVQHASYNMAVASLNYWLSTRGMPKEKAVLGIPAYGKNASNSAKAYRDFVTAGADVSLDNALIDGVQFYYNGTITTRKKAKLAKDIANGIMFWEFYHDDNGDKSIIRAANDELGRNYN; encoded by the coding sequence ATGAAAAAATTCTATCTATTGATCGGCATTTCTACCCTGCTTATCATATCATCCTGTAAGAAAAATGATCCCATAACGGATCCCACAGCACCTCCCATCCCAACTACACCCTATGTACCCGACAATAGCTTTAAAATTGTAAGTTATTTCCCAAGCTACCGGGATCCGGCCGGCGTTGCCGATTCGAAATTCAAAATGATTACACATCTCTTTTATGCTTTTCTAAATCCCAACACCGATGGAAGCTTAGTGGCATTAGCACAACCCGGCCGATTTACAACCGTAATGCAAAAAGCAAAGGCAAACGGCGTAAAAACAGGCATTTCAATATCGGGTACGAAAAGTGTTTTTGTAACCATGGCGGCATCTGTAATGGCCAGAAACCTGTTTGTAAAAAATGTACTAACTTTTGCCAAAACCAACAATCTGGATGGCGTTGATATGGACTGGGAATATCCAAGTACCAGCGATGGATCGGCAGACAATTACGTGCTCCTGATGAAGGAGCTTTCAGATTCTCTACACAAATACCATAAATTTTTAAGTGCGGCCATAACCCCTGGTGTATACGCGGGCTGCATTCGGGATGGATTAAAATCGGAAGTTTTCCCTGCTGTAGATTTCTTTAATATTATGGTGTATGATGGCATTGGTTGGGATAAAAATGAGCCTGTTCAACATGCATCGTACAACATGGCCGTTGCCAGTTTAAATTATTGGTTAAGCACCCGCGGTATGCCAAAAGAAAAAGCCGTTTTGGGCATCCCGGCTTATGGTAAAAATGCCAGTAACTCGGCTAAGGCCTATCGCGATTTTGTAACAGCAGGTGCTGATGTAAGTTTAGATAATGCATTAATTGATGGCGTTCAATTTTACTATAACGGAACGATAACCACCAGGAAAAAAGCTAAACTCGCCAAAGATATTGCAAATGGAATCATGTTCTGGGAATTCTACCATGATGATAATGGCGATAAATCTATTATCCGTGCTGCAAATGATGAACTTGGCAGAAACTACAATTAA
- a CDS encoding RNA polymerase sigma factor: protein MSNYIQDIRQGNHRSFEIVFKLWHKKVYAYFLKKTASDDLAEELTQLAFIKLWRFKHTLTEDFPLDVQLFKIAKTTLLDYFKKLANDERNLKNYGADLTDKVNEQSLQFDINKQLEVVLNCLPPTRKQVFVLNRVHGYSYKEIAEQLSISPRTVEKHISLAIKQLNGYAYLPAFIFLMDLLAK, encoded by the coding sequence TTGTCAAATTATATCCAAGATATTAGGCAGGGAAACCATAGATCTTTCGAAATAGTTTTTAAACTATGGCATAAGAAAGTATATGCTTACTTTTTAAAGAAAACAGCATCCGATGATTTAGCTGAAGAACTTACACAACTTGCCTTTATTAAACTCTGGCGATTTAAGCACACTTTAACCGAAGATTTCCCTTTAGATGTGCAATTGTTTAAAATTGCTAAAACGACATTGCTGGATTATTTTAAAAAACTAGCAAATGATGAACGAAATTTAAAAAATTATGGTGCCGATTTGACCGATAAAGTTAATGAACAAAGTCTTCAATTCGATATCAACAAACAATTAGAAGTTGTTTTAAACTGCTTGCCACCTACCCGAAAACAAGTTTTTGTTTTAAATCGTGTTCACGGATATTCTTACAAAGAAATTGCCGAACAACTTTCCATCTCCCCAAGAACAGTTGAAAAGCATATTTCTTTAGCGATTAAGCAACTTAATGGTTATGCCTATTTACCTGCATTTATCTTTCTGATGGATTTATTGGCTAAATAA